A stretch of Apostichopus japonicus isolate 1M-3 chromosome 9, ASM3797524v1, whole genome shotgun sequence DNA encodes these proteins:
- the LOC139974461 gene encoding fibrinogen-like protein A isoform X1: MKLQLLCFFIFGVFLLEFLSVESSDEVSDMRTDNSKSRRRRDTESSSYFHYQEPQYPRDCKEVYEQCDDQTESGIFMIQPDGAPEPFKVYCNNSIDGGGWTVFLRRVDGAVNFYRDWIDYKKGFGFLRREFWLGNDNIAYLTNQGNYELRIDMNNVNGKPYYAKYNLFRISDESSNYRLTDLGDYLSESTANYDAMAYHRNMSFTTRDRDNDKYSTDNCASKYYGAWWYNNCHYTHLTSLYFGTTGHGQSIQWYSLPESYYNLKYAEMKVRPLP, encoded by the exons AGTGACATGAGAACTGATAACAGTAAATCCAGACGAAGAAGAGACACCGAAA GTTCATCTTACTTCCACTACCAAGAGCCTCAatatccgagagattgcaagGAAGTCTATGAACAATGTGATGATCAAACGGAATCTGGTATTTTCATGATTCAGCCCGACGGTGCTCCAGAACCGTTCAAGGTTTATTGTAATAATTCCATTGATGGCGGAGGTTGGACG GTTTTCTTACGTCGAGTCGATGGCGCAGTAAACTTTTACCGTGACTGGATTGATTATAAGAAAGGCTTCGGTTTTCTTCGCCGAGAGTTTTGGCTCGGTAATGACAACATTGCTTATTTGACAAACCAAGGCAACTATGAGCTACGAATCGACATGAATAATGTCAACGGAAAACCATATTACGCCAAGTACAACCTCTTCAGAATTAGTGATGAAAGCAGTAACTACAGATTGACAGATCTTGGTGACTATTTGTCTGAGAGCACAGCAA ATTATGACGCTATGGCTTATCACAGAAACATGTCCTTCACTACCAGAGACCGGGACAACGACAAATATAGTACTGACAACTGTGCTTCGAAATATTATGGAGCTTGGTGGTACAATAATTGTCATTATACTCACCTGACAAGTCTCTACTTTGGAACAACGGGTCATGGTCAAAGCATTCAGTGGTATAGTCTTCCTGAGAGTTATTATAACCTCAAATATGCAGAAATGAAAGTACGCCCTCTACCCTGA